In Acidisarcina polymorpha, the DNA window ACCAATCGCCAATGACTCGCCTTCGGCATTAAAGACGGAAAGCAGCCAATAACAGAGCTCCCGCATGGACGGATGGATAGAGAATAGGTACAGCGCTCGGTGTATCGACCAGACGAAGCAAGGGGTCACCCTTTCCAGATCCGCGGGCAGCGTCTGGACGCGGATGTGCAGTATCCCGAGAATCGGTTGGCTCTTCGATACTCCCGGTTAGACCCAAGAGACACTCCAGAGGTCGAAGTCAGCCTGAGAAAGCCATTTGTCTCCGCGACGGTAGAGTTCTTCAACCTCCGCCCCTTTGAGGCCAGGCATGGATTTCTTAACGTCATAACCGACGCGAGTCTGGAGATAGGCTAGATAACGATAGCCCTCTGGAAAGCTCATGAGCAGATCCTGATCGAGATGTAAGGGGGTGCCTGGGTCTACGGGGTCCATTCGATCCTTCTCATAGATGGGCTGGCGAAGGACAAAACCCCAACGACCGCTGCGCCGCTCGAAAAAATCGTAGAAACGCCCCGTACAGACAACGTCGCAGAGTACACCGTCGACAAGTCCTCTTTGCGAGATAGTCATCTTGGTCTGTGCGACGGCGCGGTCACCCGCGAGATCGATTGTCGAGCCGCCAAGGAAGTGGAGAATCACAACTCCTTTGCTCCAACCCTCCTTGTTAGCTTCGATGAACTCGTCCGCAGTGCCTTGGAACCACGTGGCCATCATGCGGCCATCATTATGCCACACAGTGCGGAAGCGCTCCCAGCGGCCAGCATCGCGCCAGAGAGCCCAGTTCTGTATCAACTCAGTCAGTTGCTGTGTATTGTCAGCTTGATTTTGGGTCATGTGTTCCTCTCGCTCGCGTTGAAGCAGTGCTTCGTTTGTGGGTTGCGCGATCTACGAAACCATTCGCAAGATCTGCTTCTTCTGTTTGGCCTTGCTTACAACGGCCGTATAGACGCTGACCGCATCTGAAAACGGGGACTCGTCGAACTCAGGAGGCATCAAGGCACCTGACTCGAAACCGGGACGCATTGCTTCTAGCATGCCGGCAATCTGCGAATCACTCAGCTTCATAGTGTCAATGCCTATGAGCTTCTTGAGTTCGTGGTAGAAGTCCGTCAAGTTGAAACTCACACGGCCATCGCCAGCGGCTGTCAACGCAATCTGTCGACCTCCTCTTTTAAGCGACTCAGCACATTCTTCGAATAAGGATCCGACGCAGTCGATGGATATATCGACCCCCTTGCCGCCTGTCAGTTCCTTGATCTGAGCGCTCAGGCTGTCGCCCTGTTGAATCACAGCCTGGTCTGCTTCCGTTTTCTGATCCGGACGAACGAGGCCAAATACGCGAGCTTTCTTCCAGCGCGCAATCTGAATGACAGCCCGACCGACCGAGCCCGCCGCACCTGTAACAAAGACTGTTTCTCCCGGAAGCACTTGAGCCGCTTCGAGGCCCATCCAAGCCGCCAAGAAAGGGATACCGATGGCTGCCGCCTCGCTCATGGAAAGATGCCCGGGTTTCAGTGCCAACGCGTCCATCCGAACGGCAACATATTCTGCATGGGTTCCGTCGCGTACCACCCCGAATCCAGCGCCACTACCCCATACGTGCTCACCGAGATGCTTTGGGCCCTCGACTACCACGCCCGCAAAATCCCGGCCCGGAATCCGTGGCAAGGTTGCGTGGAAGACTCCGGCAACGTTCTTGATATCACTGGGATTGATAGCCGAGGCATGGACTTGCACCAGCACCTCATCTGATTTCAATTGAGGCTTCGGTAGATCAATCGATTGAAGAACGGACGGCTCGCCGTAGCTGTTGAAACGGATGGCTTTCATCGTTACTCTCACGACCCTTTCTGGTTGCAGAAGTCAGTTATCCGGGCTACTGAGAAACAGTTCCGGGTTTCATGGAGATGTGTTTGTACTCGATGAAATCGTCGAGCACGGCCACGCCGCGCATACGACCCTGGCCGCTCTGCTTAAAGCCGCCTTCTTCGAACTGGTCGTATAGGACTGCCCAATCGTTCACCCAACGGTGCCCGAATCGAGTTCGCGTGCGACGCGCAGAGGGCGATCAACGTCGCGTGACCAGACACTTGCGCAGAGCCCAAACTCACTGTCGTTGGCAAGGCCGATCGCTTCCTCTTCCGTGTCGAAGACCTGCATGGTAAGTACAGGACCGAAAACTTCTTTCTGCACGATTTCCAACGCCGAGGTGGTGACCTCGAGTAAGGTTGGCTTGTAGAACGCACCCTTCGCCAACGCACCATCACGAATCGGGCCGCCGCGCAAAATCACTTTGGCTCCCGCCGCGATGGCATCCTCGACCATTTTGTCGATGCGTTCGACGTTCGGCTTGTCGATGATAGGGCCCATTTGGCTGGTTGGGTCAGTGGCCGGCCCGACGATTACGGCGTCAAGCTGTTTGGCAAGCTCGACGCGCACACGGTCTGCGATCTTACGATCGACCAGAACTCTACTGATCGTCATGCAGAACTGACCGGTGAACACGGTGAGGGCGGTGACCAACGCGGGGATCGCTGCATCGAGGTCTGCATCGGCAAACAGGAGCATGGGTGACTTCCCGCCGAGTTCCAGACCAAGACGCTTCAGGTCTGCGGAGGCATCGGCGGATATGGCGCGGCCCGTCTTGCTACTGCCGGTGAAGCTGATGACCGGCACGTCCGGCGAGATGATGATGGCGTGACTGACATCCTGACCGCCCGTGATGATATTCACGACGCCCTTGGGCAGACCTTCCACTTCAGAAATGACCTGAGCCAGCAACGAGTTCACCTGCGCGGTCTGCCGCGGCAGCATCATGACCACCGTTGCACCCGCGGCAAGCGCCGGCGCAAGCGAGCGTACGGAAAGAGCCACCGGCGAGTTCCATGGGGCGATGATGCCCGCCACACCCGCGGCTTGCCGAATGACCATGTCGAGCGAACCCGGCTGAATCTCGGCGACTCGGCCGTGGTCCGTCAGCGCAAGTGCCGCATTGAAGCGAAGCGTGTGAGGGACGATGCCGGTTTCAAAGCGTGCGTGTGCCGTAACTTTGCCGACCTCCGCTGAAACGGCCGTAACAATTTCCTCCGCGTGGCGCTCAAACGCGTCGGCCATGGAGTTCAGCACCCTGGCACGCGCAGAACGATCTGACTTCCACGAGGTCTTTTTGAAAACCTCCTTGGCGACCTTGATCGCCTGGTTGGCGGTTTCGACTCCGCCCGAGGAGTAGGTTCCGATAATCTCCATCGTTGCGGGATCGACACTGTCCCGATGATTGCCAGCGTCGACCCACTCTCCGTTGATCCAGTGCAGCGCGATCTTCTTTTCGGTCAGTCGGGGACCTTTCTTCGATGGCCGGACCAGTCATCAGCGCTGGGCCGCCCCGTTCATCCTGTTCGCGACGCTTGAGCGGCGAGCTTAGAAATAGAATTTTGGCGGATGGATGTTGCCACGTTTGACATAGCCGTTGTGGTGACGCTCCAGCCGCGTTTTCTCGACCACGTAGAAGGCGTTGTGCTTGGTCATCACGTCCGCACCGTTCAGCCGCTCCGTCCACTTTTTGCCGTTGGATGTGACCTTGTCCAATATCTTCTTGGTGACAAAATTGGCGCAGGCATTGAAGTAGTTTTCTTCGATAGCACGGAAGGCTGCGCGATACTTGCCGGTTCCTAACTGCTTGACGAAGTACTCGAAATCGATGGTCTCGAGCGCCTCTCGCGAGTAGTCCACCAGATCGTGCATGTATTCACGGCCTTCGACCACAGCGTCACGTCCACCAATCTTGGAGACATGGCCGGAGATGACGGTGTCAAAGTCGTACGCAAGCACCTGGTCGAATGCATCGACATAGCCGCTCATATTTTCTGAGGAGTCGCAATCGCGAAAGGTGATCCAGCCCGGACTGGCGATATCGATGGCTGCAAGGACCTTCGGTTTAGGGACGTAGATGAAGATGTTTCCTTCGCAGTGGTTCTGTCCCTTGTAGGAAAGCTCGATTTTCACTCCATTGATATCCAACGTCGCGTCTTTCGAGAAAGTCTCGTTCGGCACAGGACGGTTTGGATCGGGAAATCGTTCGAGGAGATCTCGCGTCTTTTCATGGCCGATCCGCTTCACCTTATCGCCAAAGATGACCGCAGCACCTACATGATCCGCGTGCCAATGACTGTAGATGAAATGAGTAACAGGTTCATCCGTAGTCTCCTCAATGGCGGCGAGGAGATTTTCTCCTAGGGCGGGCGGCGCGTCCATAACAACTACCCCAGCACCTGTTCGGATGAACATGCAGTCGTACCAGCCCGATGTGACCCAGTAAAGACCATCCTTGACTTCTTCTACGTGATAGCCTTTTTTGATTCTATCTTGCATAAACAAAGCGCCGTGCGATGATTCCGGTGGCGGTGCGAAATCTTCCACCTTGTTGTACCCAACACCCAAATGTCTTAGATCTTCAACCAGCCAAGAAGGCTTAATCTCATTCGCCATTTCATTTCTCCTTGTCCTATCCCCCACATGCAGGACGGATTCTGTTTCGCATTATCAGAAGGCCGTACTGCGGCCTAAATGGGTTGAGTTCACTAAGTATGTGCCGCGAGTCCGGGCGGTGCCTTGGGTTCACTTCACAGATCTTGCCGTTACGACGCTCGCACTTCCTCTTAGCGGTTTCATTCCCGCTGTTCGCGGATTAGCGCACAGGCGCGTTCAGCGATAAAAACCACGGGTGCCATCGTATGACCGCGAATCGTAGATGGCATGGCGGACGCGTCGACGACCCGTAGACCCCCCGTGCCCATTACCCGCAATTCAGAATCCAGCACGGCGTCGGGGTCATCCTTGTGTCCCATTCGCGCCGTGCCGACTGGGTGAAACATGGAAGCCGCATGGTTTTCAATTCTGGAAATAATCTCTTGGTCAGTCGCATCCACCGAGAGTTCGCAACTGGCCGTATAAGGTGCGAGAGAGGAAGACTTCGCCAAGCTCAACGCACGGCGGACGCCGCCAATCAGTGCTGGAAGGTCATGAGGATTACTCAGGTAGGCGGGGTCGACCAGGGGCAAATCGTGTGGATCATTGGACGCTAGCCGGACATACCCGCGACTTCTTGGATCCACATGGGACACGAGGAATTCGAATCCGCTCACGTCCTTGCCGGCTCTCAGGCTCTCGGGAGGGTTGACGTGAAAGAGAAGCTCAATATCCGCAAGCGGCATGGCCTTGTTGGAGCGCACAAAGGCTATGCAGGGATTGGGATTGTCGGCAAGCGGTCCATACCCCGTGTGCCGCCAAGACTCGCACTGTTTTGGATCGCCGGCGTCGGGATAAACCGGCGCGATTCCGCCGGGCTTGAAGGCAGCCCATCCAAACTTAGTAGCAAGGTGATCGATTAGATTCGCCCCGACCCCTGGAGAATCTACGATGGGTACGATACCGTGGCTGCGGAGATGCTCACCTGGCCCAATCCCTGATGTCATGAGGATGCGGGGTGAAAGGAAAGCACCGGCGCAAAGGATAACCTCTGCGGAAGCTCCGACCGACTCAGTGACGCCGTCGCGTTCAAACACCACGCCTGTTGCGCGCTTGTCTTGCATGGTGACATGCGTCACTGTTGCAGAAGTAATAAGTTTAAGATTCGAGCGCACGCGCGCAGGTGCAAGATAAGCTTCGGCGCTATTCCGACGCCGCCCCCGAGGGAAGATAGTCTCCCAGCGATCGAAGCCCTCCAAATGGACGCCGTTGTGATCCTCGGTCTGACCGATGCCCGTTTCGAGACACGCCTGCCGGAAGGCCTCCGTCATCCCGCTGACAAGAGGTGTGTCCTCGAAGACCATCGGGCCGTGACGGCCACGACCGCCCGACTCTGGCCGCCCGCTCGTTTCGATGGAGATGTATGTCGCGCTCGCGGTTGCCCAGTCCCAACCCGTTGCGCCTGCTGCGGCCCACCGGTCATAATCTGCAGCGATTCCGCGCGACCAGGAGCCCACATTGATTGCTGCCGATCCTCCGATTACTCGACCGCGCGGCTGATCCACCCTTTGGCCTTGCAGGTTTCTCTGCGGGGTGGTCTTGAAGCCCCAATTCGTATCTTTCGCCCACATCGCGTGAGCCCCTGTAGCGAAGTACGATTCCTCGTAGTCGTTGTCACGTCCAGCTTCGATGAGTACGACCCCCACGCGGGGATCTTCGCTGAGCCGTGCCGCGACAACGCAGCCGGCCAGCCCTCCGCCAACAACAACATAATTAAAGGTCTCACCGCTAATATGGGTCATGGTCGCACATCAATTCGTGTCTTCGACATATGTTTCTCTCGGGCGGGTGAATTTTGCTAAATCATTTGCTGTAATGAGTCCGGATGCCGAACTGGCACGATGTTCGTCGGAAGTCGAATCCGTTACTGAGCAATGCGGCACAGTTTCATCGGCAAACTGCACTATGGCCGTACGCCATCTATGACAACGCCGTCCTCGACCCATAACCGACCCACACATCAGTAGTGCTCTGGACCGCCTTCATGCCCTCGCCCGCCGCGAGTTTCCAAGACTTCTAGCCCACTTCGCATTTGAGGTCGTGAAGGTCTCCTGCAAAAATTTGGGGAGCCGTTGCCGGCTCCCCATTGGGTCTACGCTGCAATTTTCCTTCTTGCAGGGCGTCGCCTTCTTCGCGGTAGTCTTCGGCCCCTTAATGACTGTGGATCTTTAATCCAGTTCCAACGCTAAGGTTGGGCAGCATATGAGACTCTAACCTAGCCGTTGAAGATTCAATGCTCTGGGAGGGTCTGGCCGAGGGTCCAGCCGTAAACAAAGCGGCTCGCACGGCTCCCTATCAGCGCACGGTTGCGATCTTTGCCGAAGCCCAACGGGACGGCACACTGAATGACGATCTTCACCCGGCAAAGCTGGTCTTTCTACTGATTGGACTGGCTGCATGGTGGGTTGCCGTACCTTAGTTGCCGCGCATGGTCACAGGCTCGGATGGCAGTGCTCCAACCGTACCAAGCCTACGCCGGGCCTCTGTTGTGAACGTCGCCCAGCATCTGGCCTCCGCACAAGCGTAAGGAGCCGCCGCCTGATACTGGAGGGAAGTCATTTGCAGTTACCGCCCTTAAACTGAAGATGAGAGAAGTGTCGGCGACTCCGATCACACTTACTGGCAGCATAGTTTCCATGGGCCAGCTTTTTCAAAGCTGAGCACAATTGGTCACATTCAAAACGAAGGGCTCGTTACCATCGGATTGCAGCCGTATGCAACTCACAGGAGCCGAGGATGTCCGAAACAAAAGTGGTGAATACACCTCAGAAGATTGCCATCGTAACCGGCGGAAGCCGAGGACTCGGGCGTAATACAGTGTTGAACCTGGCTCGGCGCGGCGTACATTCAATCTTTACCTACAACTCCAATCGTGCAGAAGCCGAAAGCCTTATTCACGAGGTGAGCGAAGCCGGAACAAAGGCCATTGCATTGCAGCTCGACGCCGGGAAGATCACCACCTTTGACCCGTTCGTGCAAAGCGTCTCAGCAGCCCTGAGGGAGATGGGAGCCGAGCGCTTCGATTATCTCGTCAATAACGCTGGCACTTCGCATCACGCGCCATTCGACAAGGTGACTGAAGAAGACCTTGATAGCCTGTACAACGTTCACTTCAAGGGGGTGTTCTTTCTCACGCAGAAGCTGTTGCCGCTGATGAACGACGGCGGAAGAATCGTCATGATCTCTTCCGGACTGACCCGATTCGCGTTTCCAGGAAGTGCTGCCTATGCCTCGATGAAAGGCGCTGTCGAGGTGCTCACAAGATACCTCGCAAAAGAACTCGGTCCACGCGGCATTGCGGTAAACACCGTGGCTCCCGGCGCTATCGCGACGGATTTCAGCGGTGGCATGGTGCGTGACAACCCCGCGGTCAACAAGCAGATCGCCGGGCTGACGGCATTGGGACGTGTCGGGCATCCCGACGACATCGGGCCCATGATCGCTTCGCTTCTTTCCGAGGAGAATCGCTGGGTGAACGCTCAGCGCATCGAGGTATCGGGTGGAACGCTGATTTAGCAAATCGCTAGGACCTTTGCTCGTCTCTGCCACCAGGCTGAAGGGAGCTGCGGCAGATTTAGTTTCCCCTTGACCACATGTCCCTCGAAAAACGTAGTGTTAACTTGGTTGCAAGCAACGGCTACAGAATGTGGTCAACGACCACATCGGGCTGAAACCGGAGCCTCGTTTCCATCTCGCTCCTCCCGGAACTACTTACTGGTCCGGGTTATGCGTGAGCTGCTGCGACGAGCACAGCTTCAAAGGGAGCAAGAAACTCCTCACGTGATTGCTGACCCATATCAACGACTTTGCTGCCGCCAGCCGCAACAAACGTCACATCATCGATCCCGATGACCTTGAGGATCAGCCGCAAATACATGGTCACGATATCGCGATCGCGGATCGGCGAACCTTCCGCGTATACACCGCCCGAAGCCAGCAGGACAGTACACTTCTTACCCTGCACCAGACCTTCGCCGGTGGCACCGAGAGTGCGGCCTTTGCGGACGATATGGTCAACGTAGGATTTCAAATTTGCCGGAATGTTGTAGTTGTACACCGGCGTGCTGATTGCGATGTAGTCCGCCGCGAGCAGTTCGTCGACGAGTTCATTCGAAACCGTCAGCACTTCTTTCATCTCAAGCGTGTGCGCTTCAATGGGGGTCAGACTCGCGCTAAGCCAGGGCAGGTTCACATAAGGCACATTCATCTTGGCGAGATCACGTTCGACGACCTCTCCTTCGGGATGTGCGGTCTTCCAATCTGCAACGAACCTCGCGGCTAGATTCCGGGAGATGGAGTATTCCCCACGTGGGCTTGCTTGGACGATCAGGAGCTTCAGCATGTTTTCTGTCCTTTCGGCTGTCTTGCTGAGAGCGAAACTAGCTCTCTGTCGCGTTCGTGTTTTACGTGCCGCTGCCTTTTCTGCCGCGGATTAGAGTTCTGCCACGATTGCGTTTACGCGCGCACATTGCCCTGCTCAAACGGCAGAGGTGTCGCAGCCGTCTTATGCCACAAGAGGTAGGCAATTATGAGGACGATGAAAAATGAGAGTGGGAACAAGGCGTAGACGCGGTCACCTGTGATGACGTGCGCTGCCGTCGCACCTAGAAACTCGATGGAGAAGCCCGCGTAGGCCCATTCCTTCATCCGGGGCAGCCTGCCCGTCAGGATCGCAATGCCCCCGAAAATTTTGAATACGCCCAAAATCTTCATCAGGTACACCGGAAAGCCGAGCGCGAGCATGATCTTCACGATGCTTGCCGGACCATTGGTGAAGGCTTCAGCGAAGGCTCCCAGAGTGCCGGGAATGAACATCAGCAGCGTTAAAGTCCAGTAGATGATCTTGTTCCGCCGCAGCGCCTTGGCAGCGGAGTTCCGCGTCAGGGCTTGCGTTGGTTGGTGTATGGCGGTGCTAGCTGTCGTCTGCATTTGCGTTTCCTCTCATGTGCTCGCGGAATTTCTTATGAGCGTTCGCGAGTACGAACAACCTGTTCGTAGGGCTATTATGGAGTGCATGCAAAATCCTCACAAGAAGGCACTTTCTTGAGCGAAACGAACAAATTTGTTCCTACGGAAGCGCTTGGTCCCGCAGACTGCAAAGGACTTGCCGAAGTCCTGATGAGCGTCGGCGACAAGTGGACCATCCTGGTCGTGGGCGCGCTTTCCAAAGGGCAGTTGCGCTACAACGAAATCCAGCGGCGCGTGAGCGGTATCTCCCAACGAATGCTGACGCTGACCCTGAAGCGGTTGGAAGCGGACGGGATCGTAACCCGCACTCTCTTCCCGAGTGTCCCACCGCGCGTGGACTATGAGCTGACGGAATTGGGAATGACGCTCCGGGGTGCGCTCGTTCCACTTCATCGCTGGGCGGCAGGAAATAGGCAGGCCATCCTTCAGAACCGTGCTAAAGCCGGTTCATGACACTTTCTCTAGTCTTTGCAAGTCCAGAGAAACTTGTTTCTTGTCACTAAGCGGCGTAGACGCAGCAAAGGGGGAGGTGCAGGAGGGGGAAAGTCTCCTGCCGCGCAGCCGCGGGCGGCACAAGCGGATGAGAGTGCAGGGAGAAACCA includes these proteins:
- a CDS encoding FMN-dependent NADH-azoreductase, whose amino-acid sequence is MLKLLIVQASPRGEYSISRNLAARFVADWKTAHPEGEVVERDLAKMNVPYVNLPWLSASLTPIEAHTLEMKEVLTVSNELVDELLAADYIAISTPVYNYNIPANLKSYVDHIVRKGRTLGATGEGLVQGKKCTVLLASGGVYAEGSPIRDRDIVTMYLRLILKVIGIDDVTFVAAGGSKVVDMGQQSREEFLAPFEAVLVAAAHA
- a CDS encoding quinone oxidoreductase family protein, which translates into the protein MKAIRFNSYGEPSVLQSIDLPKPQLKSDEVLVQVHASAINPSDIKNVAGVFHATLPRIPGRDFAGVVVEGPKHLGEHVWGSGAGFGVVRDGTHAEYVAVRMDALALKPGHLSMSEAAAIGIPFLAAWMGLEAAQVLPGETVFVTGAAGSVGRAVIQIARWKKARVFGLVRPDQKTEADQAVIQQGDSLSAQIKELTGGKGVDISIDCVGSLFEECAESLKRGGRQIALTAAGDGRVSFNLTDFYHELKKLIGIDTMKLSDSQIAGMLEAMRPGFESGALMPPEFDESPFSDAVSVYTAVVSKAKQKKQILRMVS
- a CDS encoding GMC family oxidoreductase, encoding MTHISGETFNYVVVGGGLAGCVVAARLSEDPRVGVVLIEAGRDNDYEESYFATGAHAMWAKDTNWGFKTTPQRNLQGQRVDQPRGRVIGGSAAINVGSWSRGIAADYDRWAAAGATGWDWATASATYISIETSGRPESGGRGRHGPMVFEDTPLVSGMTEAFRQACLETGIGQTEDHNGVHLEGFDRWETIFPRGRRRNSAEAYLAPARVRSNLKLITSATVTHVTMQDKRATGVVFERDGVTESVGASAEVILCAGAFLSPRILMTSGIGPGEHLRSHGIVPIVDSPGVGANLIDHLATKFGWAAFKPGGIAPVYPDAGDPKQCESWRHTGYGPLADNPNPCIAFVRSNKAMPLADIELLFHVNPPESLRAGKDVSGFEFLVSHVDPRSRGYVRLASNDPHDLPLVDPAYLSNPHDLPALIGGVRRALSLAKSSSLAPYTASCELSVDATDQEIISRIENHAASMFHPVGTARMGHKDDPDAVLDSELRVMGTGGLRVVDASAMPSTIRGHTMAPVVFIAERACALIREQRE
- a CDS encoding SDR family NAD(P)-dependent oxidoreductase, yielding MSETKVVNTPQKIAIVTGGSRGLGRNTVLNLARRGVHSIFTYNSNRAEAESLIHEVSEAGTKAIALQLDAGKITTFDPFVQSVSAALREMGAERFDYLVNNAGTSHHAPFDKVTEEDLDSLYNVHFKGVFFLTQKLLPLMNDGGRIVMISSGLTRFAFPGSAAYASMKGAVEVLTRYLAKELGPRGIAVNTVAPGAIATDFSGGMVRDNPAVNKQIAGLTALGRVGHPDDIGPMIASLLSEENRWVNAQRIEVSGGTLI
- a CDS encoding MBL fold metallo-hydrolase; this translates as MANEIKPSWLVEDLRHLGVGYNKVEDFAPPPESSHGALFMQDRIKKGYHVEEVKDGLYWVTSGWYDCMFIRTGAGVVVMDAPPALGENLLAAIEETTDEPVTHFIYSHWHADHVGAAVIFGDKVKRIGHEKTRDLLERFPDPNRPVPNETFSKDATLDINGVKIELSYKGQNHCEGNIFIYVPKPKVLAAIDIASPGWITFRDCDSSENMSGYVDAFDQVLAYDFDTVISGHVSKIGGRDAVVEGREYMHDLVDYSREALETIDFEYFVKQLGTGKYRAAFRAIEENYFNACANFVTKKILDKVTSNGKKWTERLNGADVMTKHNAFYVVEKTRLERHHNGYVKRGNIHPPKFYF
- a CDS encoding winged helix-turn-helix transcriptional regulator, yielding MSETNKFVPTEALGPADCKGLAEVLMSVGDKWTILVVGALSKGQLRYNEIQRRVSGISQRMLTLTLKRLEADGIVTRTLFPSVPPRVDYELTELGMTLRGALVPLHRWAAGNRQAILQNRAKAGS
- a CDS encoding DoxX family protein; this translates as MQTTASTAIHQPTQALTRNSAAKALRRNKIIYWTLTLLMFIPGTLGAFAEAFTNGPASIVKIMLALGFPVYLMKILGVFKIFGGIAILTGRLPRMKEWAYAGFSIEFLGATAAHVITGDRVYALFPLSFFIVLIIAYLLWHKTAATPLPFEQGNVRA
- a CDS encoding nuclear transport factor 2 family protein, giving the protein MTQNQADNTQQLTELIQNWALWRDAGRWERFRTVWHNDGRMMATWFQGTADEFIEANKEGWSKGVVILHFLGGSTIDLAGDRAVAQTKMTISQRGLVDGVLCDVVCTGRFYDFFERRSGRWGFVLRQPIYEKDRMDPVDPGTPLHLDQDLLMSFPEGYRYLAYLQTRVGYDVKKSMPGLKGAEVEELYRRGDKWLSQADFDLWSVSWV